Proteins found in one Amycolatopsis umgeniensis genomic segment:
- a CDS encoding DUF998 domain-containing protein: MNDIGKLIRLSTFAWLLTGAVIAVYVEIVNAGAVDPLATTFSEYVHLGQGARLVGVAMLATGFGALTVAGGVRLSGAVWAARLVAVFGVGLCVLAVFPQEPMDQPLTWHGAIHRYVALAAFAALSLAGLVLGAARRWSIATFAALVVFVGTFLVDARAVSGLAERILLVLELALVVMFARRTAVHRKSGTSTPSLAMQPRATLSFVALTSFPCRDLARQRRTCGRSGCGDRGEPRFGA, encoded by the coding sequence ATGAACGACATCGGAAAGTTGATCCGGCTGTCCACGTTCGCGTGGCTGCTCACGGGGGCGGTCATCGCGGTCTATGTCGAGATCGTCAACGCCGGCGCGGTCGATCCGCTCGCCACCACTTTCAGCGAGTACGTCCACCTCGGGCAGGGCGCGCGGCTCGTCGGGGTCGCCATGCTGGCCACCGGTTTCGGCGCGCTGACCGTCGCGGGCGGTGTCCGGCTTTCGGGGGCGGTGTGGGCGGCCAGGCTCGTCGCCGTGTTCGGCGTCGGGCTGTGCGTGCTCGCGGTGTTCCCGCAGGAGCCGATGGACCAGCCGCTGACCTGGCACGGCGCGATCCACCGCTACGTCGCGCTCGCCGCCTTCGCCGCGCTGTCGCTGGCGGGGCTGGTTCTCGGCGCTGCCCGGCGATGGTCGATCGCCACGTTCGCCGCGCTGGTGGTCTTCGTCGGGACGTTCCTGGTCGACGCCCGCGCGGTGAGCGGGCTGGCCGAACGGATCCTGCTGGTGCTCGAACTCGCGTTGGTGGTCATGTTCGCCCGCCGGACGGCGGTTCACCGAAAATCGGGCACTTCGACCCCTAGCCTGGCGATGCAACCTCGTGCAACTCTTTCCTTCGTGGCCCTGACGTCGTTTCCTTGTAGGGACTTGGCGCGGCAGCGGAGGACATGTGGGCGAAGCGGTTGCGGGGATCGTGGCGAACCCCGCTTCGGAGCGTGA
- a CDS encoding ATP-binding cassette domain-containing protein has translation MSVWGLYRSALAGQWRGGLVLLACSVLESAPAFLSGRLVELAVDEGFAAARPGTGLRWLAVFALVAVLGALGSRLVWHQLGKVVEPLRDALVTAVVRGVLHDPAPPRNQPDASGVARITQHVEVVRDATAGLLVQARGMIVTTVAALAGLFTVAGSLALIVAIPVVVAVGVFACLLPSLARRQRALALADERTAEVAGASLSGMRDVVACGAEPLAALELYDAIDTQAKAAVRVARSGAARSVVIAIGGFVPLLVALLVAPGMVKDGVLTAGAALGALVYLATTMQPALRGLAATASTVVLRLIVALRRLAETAEAEPEADGTAEPDGSAIYVRDLTFSWGAAAEPVVRGLDLHLRPGERLAVVGPSGIGKSTLAGLLTGMLEPQAGRVLLGGAPVREIPAALRHRMVALIPQEAYVFAGSVRDNVGLFAQTAMDGELRAAVAAVGAEPLVTRLGGLDGEIGHGTLSAGEAQLIALARVYASDADVVVLDEATSHLDPPAEARAERAFAERGGVLVVIAHRLTSALRADRVLVMDGKETALGTHLELMDRSTRYAQLMHAWSPRLPQPSAQFFQRAPE, from the coding sequence GTGAGCGTCTGGGGGCTCTACCGTTCGGCGCTGGCCGGGCAGTGGAGAGGCGGGCTGGTACTGCTGGCCTGCTCCGTGCTGGAGAGCGCGCCCGCGTTCTTGTCCGGTCGCCTGGTCGAACTCGCGGTTGACGAGGGGTTTGCCGCGGCTCGGCCAGGCACCGGACTGCGTTGGCTCGCGGTGTTCGCCCTGGTCGCCGTGCTCGGCGCGCTCGGTTCGCGGCTGGTGTGGCATCAGCTCGGCAAGGTCGTCGAGCCGCTGCGCGACGCACTGGTGACCGCCGTCGTACGCGGGGTCCTGCACGATCCGGCGCCACCGCGGAACCAGCCGGACGCCAGCGGCGTCGCCCGCATCACCCAGCACGTCGAAGTGGTCCGCGACGCCACGGCCGGGCTCCTGGTGCAGGCGCGCGGGATGATCGTGACGACGGTGGCGGCGTTGGCCGGGTTGTTCACCGTCGCCGGTTCGCTCGCGCTGATCGTCGCGATCCCGGTGGTGGTCGCGGTCGGAGTGTTCGCCTGCCTGCTGCCGTCGCTGGCCCGCCGTCAGCGGGCGCTCGCACTGGCCGACGAGCGGACCGCCGAGGTCGCGGGCGCGTCGCTGTCCGGGATGCGCGACGTCGTCGCCTGCGGCGCGGAACCCCTCGCCGCCCTCGAGCTCTACGACGCCATCGACACGCAGGCGAAGGCCGCCGTGCGGGTGGCGCGATCCGGGGCGGCCCGGTCGGTGGTGATCGCGATCGGCGGTTTCGTGCCGCTGCTCGTGGCGTTGCTGGTGGCGCCCGGGATGGTCAAGGACGGCGTGCTCACCGCCGGGGCCGCGCTCGGCGCGCTCGTCTACCTGGCGACGACGATGCAGCCGGCGTTGCGGGGACTGGCCGCGACCGCGAGCACCGTGGTGCTGCGGCTGATCGTCGCGCTGCGGCGGCTGGCGGAAACCGCGGAGGCCGAACCGGAGGCCGACGGCACGGCCGAACCGGACGGGTCCGCGATCTACGTGCGTGACCTGACCTTCAGCTGGGGCGCGGCGGCGGAGCCGGTGGTGCGCGGTCTCGACCTGCATCTGCGGCCCGGCGAGCGGCTCGCGGTGGTGGGGCCCAGCGGGATCGGCAAATCGACTTTGGCCGGGCTCCTGACCGGGATGCTCGAACCGCAGGCGGGCCGGGTGCTGCTCGGCGGGGCCCCGGTCCGGGAGATCCCGGCGGCGCTGCGGCACCGGATGGTCGCGCTGATCCCGCAGGAGGCCTACGTCTTCGCGGGCTCCGTGCGGGACAACGTCGGCCTGTTCGCGCAGACCGCGATGGACGGCGAACTGCGGGCGGCCGTGGCGGCCGTCGGCGCGGAACCGCTGGTGACGCGGCTCGGCGGTCTCGACGGCGAGATCGGGCACGGCACGCTGTCCGCCGGTGAGGCACAGCTGATCGCGCTCGCGCGGGTGTACGCGAGCGACGCGGACGTCGTCGTCCTCGACGAGGCGACGTCGCACCTCGACCCGCCCGCCGAAGCCCGCGCGGAACGGGCGTTCGCCGAGCGGGGCGGGGTGCTGGTGGTGATCGCGCACCGGCTGACGTCGGCGCTGCGCGCGGACCGGGTCCTGGTGATGGACGGCAAGGAAACCGCCCTCGGCACCCATCTCGAACTGATGGACCGGTCCACGCGCTACGCCCAGCTCATGCACGCGTGGTCGCCGCGGCTACCCCAGCCCAGTGCGCAGTTCTTCCAGCGCGCTCCTGAGTAG
- a CDS encoding GAF domain-containing protein: MGQVQLEAALPVGADPRRHARVLAKVHEAALAGNALPSHPRAVIGASWQRMRRLGLDPDRGAPVPTLVPEQLEARRRGSGLAAVLPALRGGLISLAEQAAHIMAVVDADGRVLWRDGSTAVRRRADALGFVEGVDWHENSAGTNAIGTALVTRHPVQVYSAEHYVRNQHDWTCAAAPLHDPRDGRLLGVVDLSGPASTVHPTTLALVDAVAKLAEAHLRTTHLSELERLRGLASPLLTKVKGRAVIADPHGWIAASAGLVPVGRIALPNGATAGRNWLPAYGNCLLEPLPGGWLVRLTEEEDTPPTRVVLDLRSARDSTLRASGPAGTWSHRLSPRHAEMLYVLALHREGRSASELSRDLFGDAGRTVTVRAEMSRMRRHFGGILLGRPYRFADDVEVVVERPADGGDVLPHSVAPAVRD; this comes from the coding sequence GTGGGCCAGGTGCAGCTGGAGGCGGCGTTGCCGGTCGGCGCGGATCCGCGACGGCACGCGCGCGTCCTCGCCAAGGTGCACGAAGCCGCCCTCGCGGGCAACGCGCTCCCGAGTCATCCGCGCGCCGTCATCGGTGCGTCCTGGCAGCGCATGCGCCGTCTCGGCCTGGACCCGGACCGCGGTGCGCCGGTGCCCACACTCGTTCCCGAGCAGCTGGAAGCGCGCCGTCGCGGGAGCGGTCTCGCCGCTGTCCTGCCCGCCCTGCGGGGCGGCCTGATCAGCCTCGCCGAGCAGGCCGCGCACATCATGGCCGTCGTCGACGCCGACGGCCGCGTCCTCTGGCGCGACGGCAGTACCGCCGTCCGCCGCCGTGCCGACGCGCTCGGGTTCGTCGAAGGGGTCGACTGGCACGAGAACTCCGCCGGGACCAACGCCATCGGCACGGCGCTGGTCACCCGGCATCCGGTCCAGGTCTACTCGGCCGAGCACTACGTCCGTAACCAGCACGACTGGACCTGCGCCGCCGCGCCGCTGCACGATCCGCGGGACGGCAGGCTCCTCGGCGTCGTCGATCTCTCCGGCCCGGCCTCGACCGTGCACCCGACGACCCTCGCGCTGGTCGACGCGGTCGCGAAGCTCGCCGAGGCGCATCTGCGCACCACTCACCTCTCGGAGCTCGAGCGGCTGCGGGGGCTCGCTTCGCCCCTGCTCACCAAGGTGAAGGGCCGGGCGGTGATCGCCGATCCGCACGGCTGGATCGCGGCGTCGGCGGGCCTCGTCCCGGTCGGCCGGATCGCTCTGCCGAACGGTGCGACCGCAGGCCGGAACTGGCTGCCCGCCTACGGGAACTGCCTGCTGGAGCCGCTACCGGGAGGCTGGCTGGTCCGGCTCACCGAGGAGGAGGACACGCCGCCGACCCGTGTCGTCCTCGACCTGAGGTCGGCGCGGGACAGCACGCTGCGCGCCTCGGGCCCGGCGGGGACCTGGTCGCATCGGCTGAGCCCGCGGCACGCGGAGATGCTGTACGTCCTCGCGCTGCACCGGGAGGGGCGGTCGGCCTCGGAACTTTCGCGCGACCTCTTCGGGGACGCCGGCCGCACCGTCACCGTCCGCGCGGAGATGTCCAGGATGCGGCGCCATTTCGGCGGGATCCTGCTGGGCAGGCCGTACCGCTTCGCCGACGACGTCGAGGTGGTCGTCGAACGGCCCGCCGACGGTGGCGACGTCCTTCCGCATTCCGTCGCGCCCGCCGTCCGCGACTGA
- a CDS encoding thiamine pyrophosphate-binding protein yields the protein MRYQPGASVAQTAVRILTEAQIHRVYAVAGESFLDLLDALQRERSITFVSARHDSGAAFMAEAEGKLTEHPAVLLAGRGPSAANLAIGVSTAYQDESPMVVLLENPPSSPGPTSELPTADLTAMLEPIAKWTGRAESPDEVPGLLVEALTRCREGRPGPTVVAVPADFWGVPFDSAKPVASVRPPVTGALGRTAEAVAQLVDEARYPVVIVGGRARAAREELIAVADELALPVYNAFRRQDAFPENHARYAGHLGIGIPARQLDALERADLVLALGTQLDEVTTQSFRYPTPSQTLVLVGTGIEPARRGGLTFRVDSEVEPFLRELRNVASPRTRRASAANAAVHTFMTPPDTSGATRVHPADVIRAVRKLAPEDAIVTSDAGNFAQFMHRYWCFTAPRSQLGPSNAAMGYAVPAAVAAKLAEPRRTVIAMAGDGGALMTGQEIETAVRYRVPVTVLVFQNGLHGPLAVHQARKHGRLSGVTVPITDFASWARGLGAAGYTVDDREELEPIIASALVRQRPCVIDIRTDPDVVTPDIRLTSLLGAARPQQGGQ from the coding sequence ATTAGATACCAACCGGGAGCGTCCGTCGCCCAGACGGCCGTGCGGATCCTGACCGAGGCGCAGATCCACCGCGTGTACGCGGTGGCCGGTGAGTCCTTCCTGGATCTGCTCGACGCGCTGCAACGCGAGCGGTCGATCACCTTCGTTTCGGCGCGGCACGATTCCGGCGCGGCCTTCATGGCCGAGGCCGAAGGCAAGCTCACCGAGCATCCGGCGGTCCTGCTGGCGGGCCGCGGTCCGAGCGCGGCGAACCTCGCGATCGGCGTCTCCACGGCGTACCAGGACGAGAGCCCGATGGTCGTCCTGCTGGAGAACCCGCCGTCCAGCCCCGGTCCGACCAGCGAACTCCCCACCGCGGACCTGACGGCGATGCTCGAACCCATCGCCAAGTGGACCGGCCGCGCGGAATCGCCGGACGAGGTCCCGGGCCTGCTGGTCGAGGCGCTGACCCGCTGCCGGGAAGGACGGCCGGGACCCACCGTCGTCGCCGTCCCCGCCGACTTCTGGGGTGTCCCGTTCGATTCGGCCAAACCGGTCGCCTCCGTGCGTCCGCCCGTCACCGGCGCGCTGGGCCGGACCGCCGAGGCGGTCGCGCAGCTGGTCGACGAGGCCCGCTACCCGGTGGTGATCGTCGGCGGCCGGGCCCGCGCGGCGCGCGAAGAGCTGATCGCCGTCGCCGACGAACTCGCGCTCCCGGTGTACAACGCATTCCGCCGTCAGGACGCCTTCCCCGAGAACCACGCGCGCTACGCCGGCCACCTCGGCATCGGCATCCCCGCGCGGCAGCTCGACGCGCTGGAGCGCGCCGACCTCGTGCTCGCGCTGGGCACGCAGCTCGACGAGGTGACCACGCAGTCCTTCCGCTACCCGACGCCGTCGCAGACGCTGGTGCTGGTCGGCACCGGGATCGAGCCCGCCCGGCGTGGTGGCCTGACCTTCCGGGTCGACTCAGAGGTCGAGCCGTTCCTGCGTGAGCTACGCAACGTCGCCTCGCCGCGGACACGCCGCGCGTCGGCCGCGAACGCCGCCGTGCACACCTTCATGACGCCGCCCGACACCAGCGGCGCCACCCGCGTCCACCCCGCCGACGTCATCCGCGCGGTGCGCAAACTCGCGCCCGAAGACGCGATCGTGACCAGCGACGCGGGCAACTTCGCCCAGTTCATGCACCGCTACTGGTGTTTCACCGCGCCGCGCAGCCAGCTCGGCCCGAGCAACGCGGCCATGGGCTACGCGGTCCCCGCGGCGGTCGCGGCGAAACTCGCCGAGCCACGCCGGACGGTGATCGCGATGGCGGGCGACGGCGGCGCGCTGATGACCGGGCAGGAGATCGAGACCGCCGTCCGCTACCGGGTGCCGGTGACCGTCCTGGTGTTCCAGAACGGCCTGCACGGTCCGCTCGCCGTGCACCAGGCGCGCAAGCACGGTCGGCTGTCGGGGGTTACAGTCCCCATCACCGACTTCGCGTCGTGGGCACGAGGGCTCGGCGCCGCCGGGTACACCGTGGACGACCGCGAGGAACTGGAACCGATCATCGCGAGCGCGCTGGTGCGGCAACGGCCGTGTGTGATCGACATCAGGACGGATCCGGACGTGGTGACCCCGGACATCCGGCTGACGAGCCTGCTGGGCGCCGCGAGGCCGCAGCAGGGCGGCCAGTAG
- a CDS encoding diacylglycerol kinase family protein: MGEAVAGIVANPASERDIQSLRSALRVAGVGRVMVWTESGKIIGTVRRMVDAGASVLICLGGDGMMRAAAAACGDVPLLMLPSGSTETLPEPTVAGLAAGLLATHQVDADLVTNRATVLEVVTKARREIALNDVSVCSESRWDPASLTELYCTFAVPDGIGLSSIPGRLCPSPKSTVDGVAVSLGPVEETPYVVQAPIAPGEVRAVGVRGWSVLHAGVRVDLAAAGGSIALDGEPHFVLKSGESAFVELKPDGPWCVDVRAVMAEATRTGLLLGRKPQGAFPASHLVDAPFTA; encoded by the coding sequence GTGGGCGAAGCGGTTGCGGGGATCGTGGCGAACCCCGCTTCGGAGCGTGACATCCAGAGCTTGCGTTCGGCACTCCGTGTGGCGGGAGTCGGGCGGGTGATGGTGTGGACCGAGTCCGGGAAGATCATCGGCACCGTCCGCCGGATGGTGGACGCGGGAGCGAGCGTGCTCATCTGCCTCGGCGGCGACGGCATGATGCGCGCCGCCGCGGCCGCTTGCGGCGACGTCCCGTTGCTCATGCTGCCGTCGGGGAGCACCGAAACGCTCCCCGAGCCCACCGTCGCCGGGCTCGCCGCCGGACTGCTGGCCACCCATCAGGTGGACGCGGACCTGGTCACGAACCGCGCGACCGTACTCGAGGTCGTCACCAAGGCCCGCCGTGAGATCGCGCTGAACGACGTCAGCGTGTGTTCGGAGAGCCGGTGGGATCCCGCTTCGCTGACCGAGCTGTACTGCACGTTCGCCGTACCGGACGGAATCGGCCTGTCGAGCATCCCCGGCAGGCTCTGCCCCAGTCCGAAGTCCACTGTGGACGGTGTCGCGGTCTCGCTCGGGCCGGTCGAGGAGACGCCGTACGTCGTACAGGCGCCGATCGCACCCGGTGAGGTCCGGGCGGTGGGCGTCCGGGGCTGGAGCGTGCTGCACGCAGGGGTCCGCGTCGACCTCGCCGCCGCCGGTGGCTCCATCGCGCTCGACGGCGAACCGCACTTCGTGCTGAAGTCGGGAGAGAGCGCTTTCGTCGAGCTGAAGCCCGACGGCCCGTGGTGCGTCGACGTCCGCGCCGTGATGGCCGAGGCCACCAGGACCGGACTCCTGCTCGGCCGGAAGCCGCAGGGGGCTTTTCCCGCGTCCCACCTGGTGGATGCGCCCTTCACCGCGTAA
- a CDS encoding hydroxyacid-oxoacid transhydrogenase, with translation MTSATAGRETVFTYGAPALKYGTGASDEIGYDLTQYGARRVLVLTDAGVAATGWPQRIAEGIETYGIEAVVFDGVHVEPTDVSMRKAVEFARGQGRWDAFVAVGGGSAIDTAKAVNLLTSNDGDLLDYVNAPVGGGRAPSAPLKPLVAVPTTTGTGSESTTVCVLDVLSLRVKSGISHLRLRPSLAVVDPRLTVSQPPEVTAASGMDILCHAAESYTAKPYTEFDRKRPEDRVPYCGSNPLADMFAEQSLRLLSWALPAAVRDGSDMKAREAMALAATFAGLGFGNAGVHIPHANAYPIAGQVRKFHPGGYPGDEPMVPHGMAVSLTAPAAFRFTFDAAPDRHERVARLLAPDFEWPGDLADHLPAVLRQIMREIGIPNGIGEVGYTESDVDSLVSGTVKQQRLLATAPREASEEDLAGILRDSVTLW, from the coding sequence GTGACCTCAGCCACCGCTGGACGTGAAACTGTTTTCACTTACGGCGCACCGGCCTTGAAGTACGGCACCGGGGCGAGCGATGAGATCGGCTACGACCTCACGCAGTACGGCGCCCGCCGGGTGCTCGTCCTGACCGACGCGGGTGTCGCCGCGACGGGCTGGCCACAACGGATCGCCGAAGGCATCGAGACCTACGGCATCGAAGCGGTCGTCTTCGACGGCGTGCACGTCGAGCCGACCGACGTCAGCATGCGGAAGGCCGTCGAGTTCGCCAGAGGACAGGGCCGCTGGGACGCCTTCGTCGCCGTCGGCGGCGGATCGGCCATCGACACCGCGAAGGCGGTGAACCTCTTGACCAGCAACGACGGTGATCTGCTGGACTACGTCAACGCCCCGGTCGGCGGCGGCCGAGCGCCGAGCGCGCCGCTGAAACCGCTGGTCGCGGTGCCGACCACCACCGGGACCGGTTCGGAGAGCACCACGGTCTGCGTGCTGGACGTGTTGTCACTGCGGGTGAAGAGCGGTATCAGCCATCTCCGGCTGCGGCCGAGCCTCGCCGTGGTCGACCCGAGACTGACGGTCTCCCAGCCACCGGAGGTCACCGCCGCGAGCGGGATGGACATCCTCTGCCACGCAGCGGAAAGCTACACCGCCAAGCCGTACACCGAGTTCGACCGGAAGCGGCCGGAAGACCGGGTTCCTTACTGTGGCTCGAATCCGCTGGCCGACATGTTCGCCGAGCAGTCGCTGCGGCTGCTGTCGTGGGCGCTGCCCGCGGCCGTGCGGGACGGCTCGGACATGAAGGCGCGCGAGGCGATGGCACTCGCGGCGACCTTCGCCGGGCTCGGGTTCGGCAACGCCGGCGTGCACATCCCGCACGCCAACGCGTACCCGATCGCCGGGCAGGTCAGGAAATTCCATCCCGGCGGCTATCCGGGTGACGAGCCGATGGTGCCGCACGGGATGGCGGTGTCTTTGACAGCACCCGCGGCCTTCCGGTTCACCTTCGACGCCGCACCGGACAGGCACGAACGCGTGGCCCGGCTGCTCGCGCCGGACTTCGAATGGCCGGGCGATCTGGCCGACCACCTGCCCGCGGTGCTGCGGCAGATCATGCGGGAGATCGGGATCCCCAACGGGATCGGCGAAGTCGGCTACACCGAGTCCGATGTGGACTCTTTGGTTTCCGGCACGGTGAAACAACAACGGCTCCTGGCGACGGCGCCGCGCGAGGCGTCCGAAGAGGACCTCGCCGGGATCCTGCGGGATTCGGTGACGCTGTGGTGA
- a CDS encoding histidine kinase, whose amino-acid sequence MASKGGSLGWALLTGRDGDLDPPSAWWRGPAWVKVILTTAALLVLVGLTYGSWARYLGGGSVPLIFFLLLLQLTPPLLVLRFPLTAVRVAAVGMVSSIIAILFPAPYALFGPSLSEWPLQVQVLPYLPVLAMTLARTKPGQGWGISVIAIALATAVGIVQIPRTGTKTLVWSLVVVAVTIVAGYGMQQRRRALEQADEAERTTVEERTKRTALQERALIARELHDIIGHHLSLIALRTDSARYRVPDVSEAAQEEFRALGVAAREALDEARRLVGVLRDTDAEPEHEPQPGLAEVPSLIDGCRASGIEIRAELSGGDVPAMIGLAAYRILQEALSNAARHSPGSTVDVEVRREPEGLTILVENGPPSRPAAPTGGDGVGLAGIAERVTLIGGTCETGPREDGGFRVAVTLEITGEA is encoded by the coding sequence ATGGCTTCGAAAGGCGGGTCCCTGGGCTGGGCGCTCCTCACCGGACGCGACGGCGACCTCGACCCACCGTCGGCGTGGTGGCGCGGGCCGGCCTGGGTCAAGGTCATCCTCACCACCGCGGCGCTTCTCGTGCTGGTGGGACTGACCTACGGCTCGTGGGCGCGTTACCTCGGCGGCGGCAGTGTTCCGCTGATCTTCTTCCTGCTGCTCCTGCAGCTCACGCCCCCGTTGCTCGTCCTGCGGTTCCCGCTGACCGCCGTGCGGGTGGCGGCGGTGGGGATGGTCAGCTCCATCATCGCGATCCTTTTCCCCGCGCCCTACGCGCTGTTCGGCCCGTCGCTGTCGGAGTGGCCGTTGCAGGTCCAGGTCCTGCCGTACCTCCCGGTGCTCGCCATGACGCTCGCCCGCACGAAACCCGGGCAGGGCTGGGGGATCTCGGTCATCGCGATCGCGCTCGCCACCGCGGTCGGCATCGTGCAGATACCGCGGACCGGCACGAAGACCCTGGTGTGGTCGTTGGTCGTGGTGGCCGTGACCATCGTGGCGGGATACGGGATGCAGCAACGCCGCCGGGCGCTGGAGCAGGCCGACGAGGCCGAGCGCACGACCGTGGAGGAGCGGACCAAACGCACGGCGCTGCAGGAACGCGCGCTGATCGCGAGGGAACTGCACGACATCATCGGCCATCACCTGTCCCTGATCGCCTTGCGGACCGACAGCGCGCGCTACCGCGTCCCGGACGTCTCCGAGGCCGCGCAGGAGGAGTTCCGCGCACTCGGCGTCGCGGCGAGGGAAGCACTCGACGAGGCGCGGCGGCTGGTCGGCGTGCTGCGGGACACCGACGCCGAACCGGAACACGAACCGCAGCCGGGGCTCGCGGAGGTGCCGTCGCTGATCGACGGCTGCCGGGCGTCCGGGATCGAGATCCGGGCGGAGCTCTCCGGTGGGGACGTCCCCGCCATGATCGGACTGGCCGCCTACCGGATCCTGCAAGAGGCACTGAGCAACGCGGCCCGGCACAGCCCAGGGTCCACTGTGGACGTCGAGGTGCGACGGGAGCCTGAAGGGCTCACGATCCTCGTCGAAAACGGGCCGCCCTCCCGGCCTGCCGCGCCGACGGGCGGGGACGGCGTCGGCCTCGCCGGGATCGCCGAACGCGTTACGCTGATCGGCGGCACTTGCGAGACCGGGCCGCGGGAAGACGGCGGTTTCCGGGTGGCCGTCACACTGGAAATCACGGGGGAAGCGTGA
- a CDS encoding cold-shock protein yields MTQGTVKWFNSEKGFGFITPDNGGGDVFVHYSEIKGNGFRTLEENARVEFEIGQGAKGPQATSVNVI; encoded by the coding sequence ATGACTCAGGGCACTGTGAAGTGGTTCAACTCCGAGAAGGGGTTCGGCTTCATCACTCCCGACAACGGCGGCGGCGACGTCTTCGTGCACTACAGCGAGATCAAGGGCAACGGCTTCCGTACCCTCGAGGAGAACGCCCGCGTGGAGTTCGAAATCGGGCAGGGCGCGAAGGGTCCGCAGGCCACCTCGGTCAACGTGATCTGA
- a CDS encoding acyl-CoA thioesterase: MVNAEYPHWQTVPLRWKDNDVYGHVNNVVHYSVMDTVINTWLIERGGLDIETGGVIGLCVESQCKYHASVSFPGELEVGLRVGHLGRSSVRYEVGMYSKETVIAEGHFVHVFVDRESRRPVAVDGLLRSALEELRTGLG, encoded by the coding sequence GTGGTGAACGCCGAGTATCCGCACTGGCAGACGGTTCCGTTGCGCTGGAAGGACAACGACGTCTACGGGCACGTCAACAACGTCGTCCACTATTCGGTGATGGACACCGTGATCAACACGTGGCTGATCGAACGCGGCGGGCTCGACATCGAGACCGGCGGGGTCATCGGGCTGTGCGTGGAATCGCAGTGCAAGTACCACGCTTCGGTGTCTTTCCCGGGAGAGCTCGAGGTCGGCCTGCGGGTGGGGCATCTCGGCCGGTCGAGTGTCCGCTACGAGGTCGGGATGTACTCGAAGGAGACGGTGATCGCGGAGGGCCATTTCGTGCACGTCTTCGTCGATCGCGAGTCCCGGCGCCCGGTCGCGGTCGACGGTCTACTCAGGAGCGCGCTGGAAGAACTGCGCACTGGGCTGGGGTAG
- a CDS encoding response regulator: protein MTTVFIVDDQAMVRESFASLLKAQPSLAVVGQAGDGIEALAGISALPAPPDVVLMDIRMPVMDGLEATRRLLEGDGDKPKVIVLTTFHLDDYVYEALRAGASGFLLKDAPSAELITAIGVVAAGDALLSPAVTKRLITNFVASAPDPRPSPARFDVLTEREREVLRLIAKGRSNPEIAADLVLSAQTVKTYVGRILAKLGLRDRAQAIVLAYETGLVSP, encoded by the coding sequence GTGACGACCGTCTTCATCGTCGACGACCAGGCCATGGTGCGGGAAAGCTTCGCCAGCCTGCTGAAAGCGCAGCCCAGCTTGGCTGTTGTAGGCCAAGCGGGTGACGGAATCGAGGCCCTGGCAGGCATCTCCGCCTTGCCCGCGCCGCCGGACGTCGTCCTGATGGACATCCGGATGCCGGTGATGGACGGTCTCGAAGCGACCCGGCGCTTGCTCGAAGGCGACGGCGACAAGCCGAAGGTGATCGTCCTGACCACGTTCCATTTGGACGACTACGTCTACGAAGCGCTGCGGGCGGGCGCGAGCGGGTTCCTGTTGAAGGACGCGCCGTCGGCCGAGCTGATCACCGCGATCGGTGTGGTCGCCGCCGGTGACGCGCTGCTCTCCCCCGCGGTCACGAAGCGGCTCATCACGAACTTCGTGGCGAGCGCGCCGGATCCGCGGCCGTCCCCGGCGCGGTTCGACGTGCTCACCGAACGCGAACGGGAAGTGTTGCGGTTGATCGCGAAAGGACGGTCCAATCCGGAGATCGCGGCGGATCTGGTGCTTTCGGCGCAGACGGTGAAGACGTATGTGGGCCGGATCCTCGCGAAACTCGGGTTACGGGACCGGGCGCAGGCGATCGTGCTGGCCTATGAGACCGGACTGGTCTCGCCCTGA